Within the Bradyrhizobium ottawaense genome, the region CGCACTATCGCCTGCGATGGCCGACCGCATCAGGCCGGTCCATTCGTCATCCCGTTCGCGCACGCGCGCTCCTACCCTGCAATTCGGTCGATCTTTCAAATTGTTACATCGGAAGCCGTGGATCACGAAGTCGTGATCCAAAGCCCCGCGTCAAAGACCCGGGCACGGCCATCCCGGAATCGGGACCGCCAGCCTGGAGACCGGCAGGCTCATACCATCGATTGCCCCCGCTCGCACCCGTGGCCGCGGCCTTCGCGCTGTCGCGGAAAATCCGCCCGGCGAAAAATGCCGCGCGCCGCAACGGCGTTGCCCTGCTTTTGCCCAGTGTTGCCCGAAGATTCCCTTTTTCTGCCGCGCTGCGGACACGCGGCGAGGTCTCATTTCGCCATCGGGAGCGGGCAAATGGGGAGATTGCCAAATGATGATCAAAGCCAGTGGGCGCTCGGCGTTGATAGTCGCGGCCGGACTTTTTGTGTGTTTCGCCGGCCCGTTGCGGGCACAGGCTGCCGGCGGCGATAGCGCGGCCGCGTCGAAATCGGAAACTGCGGCGCCCGACAAGTCCGTCCGGCATAGCGCGCGTCACTGGAAGCGCTACGCGCACCGGAAGTATACCCGCACCGCCGCCAAATCCGCCGAGAGCAGCAAGGCCGCCGAACAGGACGTCGCCGACGCCGGTAATGGCGGCTCTGCCACGATCCCGGCATCAGTTGCCAACGCCAACGCGCAAATGACCTACACCAGTGCCCTCGCCGACAGCGCGAGCGCGATGACGGCCAAGGCCAACACCGTGCTGCTGGCTTCGGCGGACAAGCAGGCCGACGCCCAAGCTCCCGCCGACACCGCGGTGGTTGCTTCCGATCAGCTCAATGACGTCGATCGCGCCCTGCAGGAGACGCCCGCCAAGCAGCAGACCGTCGCCATGGCCTCGGCCAAGGCGGCCACCCCTACGCCCGCGTTGGCCGCAGCCAGTGACAGCTCCACCTGGGATCAGACCTCGCTGATCGGAAAGATCTTCATTGCCTTCGGCGCCCTGCTGACAATGGCTTCCGCCGCGCGCATGTTCATGGCCTGACCCGCCCGCGCGGGACACGCCGGCGCACGTTCCGGACGCGGCGTTGCACCCACTTGATGCCCATCCCGCCAGCGGGCACATTGCCCGCGAAATCGGCTAACCGGGGTGGATCATGACGACGTTCGAATACATCATTGTCGAGAGCAAGGGCGCTGTCGGCGTCATCACGTTGAATCGGCCGAAAATGCTCAACGCGCTGTCGTTCGGCGTGTTTGGCGAGATCGCCGCGGCCGTCGACGACCTCGAGGCCGACGACAAGATCGGCTGCATCCTGCTGACCGGCAGCGAAAAGGCCTTTGCGGCCGGCGCCGACATCAAGGAAATGCAGCCGAAGACCTTCATCGACATGTTTTCCAGCGACTTCGCCTCGATTGGCGGCGACCGCGTCGCACGATGCCGGAAACCGACGATTGCGGCCGTCAGCGGCTACGCGCTCGGCGGCGGCTGCGAACTCGCGATGATGTGCGACATCATCATTGCCTCCGACACCGCGAAATTCGGCCAGCCCGAAATCACGCTCGGCACCATCCCCGGCATCGGCGGCACCCAGCGGCTGACGCGCGCGATCGGCAAATCCAAGGCGATGGACCTCTGCCTGACCGGCCGCATGATGGACGCAGCCGAAGCCGAGCGCTCGGGCCTGGTCAGCCGCGTCGTGCCGGCAGACAAGTTGATGGAAGAGGCATTGGCGGCAGCGGAAAAGATCGCCGCGATGTCGCGTCCTGCCGCCGCGATGGCCAAGGAAGCCATCAACCGCGCCTTCGAGACGCCGTTGTCGGAAGGCATGAGCGTCGAGCGCAACCTGTTCCATTCGACCTTCGCGCTGGAAGACCGCGCCGAAGGCATGGCGGCGTTCATCGAGAAGCGCAAGCCGGTGAACAAGAACAGGTAGGGGCGCGCGTAACATACCGTCGTCCCCGCGAACGCGGGGACCCATACGCCGCGGCGGTTGTTGTGCGAATGGTCTCAGCCACCGTGCGTCATCGGTAGATCACGCGGTATGGGTCCCCGCGTTCGCGGGGACGACGGTTACGAAGCCCTGCTCCGCGCCAGCGCCGCAGTGACCAGCGCGCGATAGGCGCGCTCGGCTAGCGTGGTCGGGCGGTCGAGCCCGAGCCGCGCCAGGCATTCGCGGTCGGCGGCATCGGGCGGGCGCGACATTCCCTGCCACAGCAAAGCAGGCAATTTCAGCGGCGTGCGCTGCGCCTCCTGCAGCACCTGCAAGGCCGGGATCAGCCGCTGCTCGACCTCGGTGAAATCGCTGCCGAACGGGAACGACGGCAGCAGGCCGGCCTCGCGCGCGGGCTTCAACGCCGCCGCGATCCGGTCCGAAAAATTCTCGCGATGGTCAGCCGGAATTTCAAAACCTTTCGGCAGCTTGCCGGCATCCTTGGCAATTTTTGCCAGCTCGTTCTGGAAACGGGAATCCGTGACCTGCAGCATCGCCGCGATGGTCTCGGCGTCGGACTTTCCCCTGGTGTCGGCGACACCGTATTCGGTGACGAAGACGTCGCGCAGATGCCGCGGAATGGTCTCATGACCGTAATTCCAGCGGATGTTGGACTGCGTCCCCTCGCCGGCCTGCCGCGTCGCTTCCAGCGCCAGGATCGAGCGCGCGCCCTGCAGCGCGAACGCCTGCGCCACGAAATTGTACTGGCCGCCGACGCCGCTGACGACCTGACCGTCTTCGAGGCCGTCGGAGACCGCAGCCCCCATCAGGGTCGCCATCATCACGTTGTTGACGAAGCGAGCATCGACCCGCGCGCGGCGTTTTGCAACCTCATCCCCATAGAGCTCGTTGGTGAACGACACCGGCATCATCTGGATCCGCGCAATCTGATCGGGCGGCATCTCGCGCAGCGCACGATAGAACGATTTCGGTCCGAGGAAAAACGCGCCGTGCAGCATCACGCCGTCGACCTCGCGCTTGAGAATGCCGGCCTCGATCAGGCCGAGAAACGCCTCGAACAGCATTTCGCTGACGCCATAGAGCCCCTTCTCGAACGGCCCGGTCTGCAAACCCGCGAGCTGTTCGGTCCCCGGCGCGAGCCGCTTCATGATGGCGTGGAACTGGCTGTTGTCGCGGTGACGGACGATCAGGCCTTGCGCCAGCGCGTCGCCGACCTGCCCGATGCCGATCTGCAATGTGCCGCCGTCGGGAACGAGTCCCGCCGCATGCAGCCCGATGGCGTATTTCGTGTCGCTGATCGGTTCGGCCGGCGGCGCGAACAGCGGAAAATCCGTCGCCGGGCTGTCGAGCACCGCGGAAAATTCATTGCCCGGCAGGTCGCCGAGGCCCGGCATGAACGGCAATTCGGAATTGACCTGGCCGATCAGTCTGAACGACGCGCGGCCTTCAGCGCGGGCGCGCAGGATATCGAGCGTGGTGTCGGTGTTGCAGCTCAGGCTGTAGCGCGCCGCGCCGTCGACCACGCGCTTTGCCACCAGTTGGGTGACGACATTGAGCCCGCGCGACAACAGATAGGAGGACGCATGGGTATAATTCGCCGAGATATAGTGCTGCTGCGCGTACGGCACGCGCAGCCACCTCCCGGCCAGAAAGAAAAACTCGATCACCTGGATATTCGGCGGCAGCGCCCCCGCATGCAGCGCGCCGGCATAGGTCAGGTCCGGATAGCCGCCGAACAGCCGGTCGATCACCGGGCCGATAAAGCGCTTCTCAAGCAAACTGGCGGGCTTCGGCTTTTCCAGCGTCAACGCGGAAAAGAACGTCAGGTTGATCGAGCGATCGGCGGCGGCGCGGGCGTAGAGCGCGTTGATGACATGGTTGGCCTTGCCGAGCCCAAGCGGCAATCCGACCACGAGGTTGGTGCCGACATCACGGATGATGTCCTCCGCGATCGCTTCAGGGTCGGAAAACAGCTTTGGCATCGATGTTCCGTCTGGCGCGACGCGCCGAATGGCTGATGGGATGGAGGAATCAACGACCGCGGTTGAAGTTATGACACATCAAGCGGCGTGGGTTGGAATTACTGGCGCAGCAAGATCTCCGCCAGCGCTCTCACATTGGCCGAGCCTGCGCCCTTGCGCCAGATCAGAACGGTCTGCGCACAATTCTCCTTCTTCGCCAGGGTGTGAACGCTGAGGCGTTTTCGCTCCGGAAACGTCGTCAGCACGCTTTTGGGGATGAGCGATATTCCCATGCCCGCGACGACGCAGCCGAGGATGGCGTGATAGGACGCCAGCTCGATGGTGCGCTCGGGCATCTCCTGACGGCTGGCGTAAAAATCCTCGAGCCGCTTTCGATGCGGGCAGCCATGTTCGAACACCAGCACGCTGCGCGGCAGCCTGCCCTTACGGCCGATCGGCGGATGATTGGCGGGCGCCACGATCACCATTTCCTCGTCGAAGGCAAAGCTCTTCTCGAACGGCAGGTCCGCAATCGGCTCCGCGACCAGTGCGGCGTCGAGTTCGCCGGCCAGGATGGCGCTCCCCAGCACGACGGGATTGCCGGTGCGCAGTTCCAGAACCACCCCGGGGTGCCGCCGGTGGTATTCGCTGAGCAGCCCCGGCAATCGCACGGCCGCCGTGCTCTCCATCGCACCCAGCCGAAACGTGCCGCGCGGCCGTTCGTCATGCACGGCGCCGCGCGCTTCCTCGGCCAGCGCGAGCAGGCGCTCGGCATAACCCAGCAACACCTGACCGGCCGGCGCGAGGTGCAGCCGCTTGCCCTCGCGGATGAACAGCGTGACGCGCAGATCGTCCTCGAGCTGGCGGATGCGGGTCGTCACGTTGGACTGAACGCGGTGCAACCGCTCGGCGGCGCGCGTCACGCTGCCTTCGTGAACAACCGTGCTGAAGATCAGGAGATCGGACAGGTCCATTCATCTCTCCGGGAGATCAATAACATCAGAATTATTCATTTTATGGGATTTGATATCCCGCGTAAAGATCACGGTATGCCGGCGACACGCCCTGCCGTCGCCGCCGATTGCCAGCAAAGGAGAATTGCCGTGTCAAAAGCCTATTGGATCGTGCGCGTCTCGGTGCGCGACGAACAGCGATATCCCGAATACCTCGCAGCCGCTGCGCCGGCGTTCCAGAAGTTCGGTGCGAAATTCATCGTGCGCGGCGGCGCGTTCGAGGCGATGGAAGGAAATTCCCGGGAGCGAAACGTCGTGGTCGAGTTCAGCGATCGCGCGACGGCGGAAGCCTGCTACCGCAGCCCGGAATACCAGAGCGCGAAGGCCATCCGTCAGAAATATGCCGACGCCGACTTCATCATCATCGACGGCGCGGCCTGAGGCCCTTCTCTCCTTCGACGGAAACATCGCCATGCTCAGACTGTACTACACCGCCGATACCTGCTCGCTGGCGTCGCACATCGCGCTCAACGATGCCGGCGCCGAATACACGACGGTGCGGATCAGCTTCGCCGCTGAGGAGCAGCGCAAGCCGGAATACCTGGCGATCAATCCGAAAGGCCGCGTTCCCGCGCTGGTCACCGACAGGGGCGTTTTGACGGAAACGCCGGCCATACTCGCCTTCATTGCGCAGAGTTATCCGAAAGCCCGCATGGCGCCGCTGGACGACCCGTTCCGGTTGGCGCAAGTGCAGGCCTTCAACCTCTATCTCTGTGCGACCCTGCATGTGGCTCATTCTCACCGCATGCGCGGGTCCCGCTGGGCCGATGAAGCCGCCTCGATCGCGGACATGCAACGCAAGGTGCCGGAGAGCGTCGGTGCCTGCTACCGGCTGATCGAGGACAGCTTGCCGGCAGGGCCATGGGTGATGGGCGAGGCCTACACGATCTGCGACCCCTATCTGTTTACGATGGCGCAATGGATGGAGGCAGACGGCGTGGACCCTGCCCGGTTTCCGAAGGTCAGCGATCACCGTCGCCGGATGTCCGAACGGCCGCAGGTTCGCGCCACCATCGAAGAGGAACTGACATGAACCTGACAACCCGCGCTCCGCCCGGTGCGATCGGCCACTCCAGTCACATCTGACGCATGATCTTTCGGATTGGTCGCGCGGCTTTCCGTCGCGCGAGGGCGACGATTCGCCGCCAAATTCGCGAGGCCCGGCTGACGGGAGCCCGGCCGGTAGGTCTTGCATGCAACACCTTGCCACGAAAGGTCGGAAAGTGCGCAGGTTATGCACCGGACGGTTTGCCTGTGGCGACGCCGCCGCCTAAACAGGGAGTGTTGGGATCGTCGGCGGGGGCGGACGGTCCGAGCGTGATCCGGAAAAGTGGATACCGGTTTTCCGGAGAGATCACGCTCAAAAAAGAAGGATAGAGCGGGAGGGCTGAAGGGCCATCCCGCGCTGGGTTGGTTGCGGGATCAAATGGTTAGGCGTGCCGCTAGGGTTGGCCACGTGGGAAGGCGCGTGCTCCGAGCGGGCATTTGTCTTGGCGTGGTGGCATGCGTCGCGTTTGCCGCGCCGGCTGCCCGCAGCGAGGGCCTCCCTGAAGCGCTGGCCAAGGCCTATCAGAGCAATCCGCAACTCAATGCCGAACGGGCGCGCCAGCGCGCCACCGACGAGAACGTGCCGCAGGCTTTGTCGGGTTATCGGCCGCAAATCATCGCCAGCCTCTCCGCCGGCCTCCAGGCGGTCCGCAACCTGCTGCCCGACAATACGTTCCAGTCTGCGACCCTGAAGCCCTGGACCATCGGGGTCACCGTGACCCAGACGCTGTTCAATGGCTTCAAGACCGCCAACAGCGTGCGCGTGGCGGAACTGCAGGTCCGTTCCGGCCGCGAAGCCCTGCGCAATGTCGGGCAAGGCGTGCTGCTCGACGCCGTCACCGCCTACACGAATGTGCTGGCCAACCAGTCGCTGGTCGAAGCACAGCGCTCCAACGTCGCATTCCTGCGCGAGACGCTCGGCATTACCCAGAAGCGGCTCAATGCCGGCGACGTCACGCCGACCGACACGGCGCAGGCCGAAGCACGCCTCAGCCGCGGTCTGGCCGATCTCAACGCCGCCGAAGTCAGTCTTGCCATCAGTCAGGCGACCTATACCCAGGTGATCGGCAACCCGCCGGCCCAGCTGCGTCCCGCCGAAACCGTGGATCGTTTCAATCCGCGCAGCCGCGACGACGCGACGAGCTTGGCCTTCCGGGAGCATCCCGCCGTGATGGCGGCAGGCTTCGATGTCGACGTCGCCTCGACCTCAATTCATGTGGCCGAAAGCAGCCTGATGCCGACGATTACGCTGCAAGGCAACGCCAGCCGCAGCAAGCAGTCGGATCCCTCGCTGACCACCTTCGGGACCGACCAGGCGTCGATCACCGGCCTGCTCACGCAACCGATTTATGACGGCGGCCTCGCCGCTTCGCAGACCAGGCAGGCCAAGGAAGTCGCGGCCCAAAGCCGGCAGGTGCTGGATCAGGTCCGCAATCAGGCCCGCACCGCCGCTGTGGGCGCCTGGGTTGCCAATGAAGGCGCCAAGGTCGCGGTATCGGCGTCCGAATCCGAAGTCCGCGCCGCCACCGTCGCACTGGCGGGCGTGCAGAAGGAAGCCGCCGGCGGGCAGCGCACCACCGTCGACGTGCTGAACTCGCAGCAGGACCTGATCCTGGCCAAAGCGCGCCTGATCGGCGCGCAGCGCGACCGCGTGATCGCCTCCTACACGCTGCTCAGCGCTATCGGCCGGCTCGACGTCAAGACGCTCAGCCTCAATACGCCGGACTACCTGCCGGAGGTGCACTACCATCAGGTGCGCGACGCCTGGCACGGCCTGCGCACGCCGTCGGGACAGTAACTGTCCCCGTTGCACTTCGCCGCTTCAATCAGAACCGATGAGGCTCAAGATCTGATCGCGGCGAATCGACATGATTCTGACGTTGGTGACGTGTCATCTGTTGGCTGCGAGATAATCGCGTGCCGCCTGGATGAATTTATCGATGACGGCAGCGGCAATGCAGACAAATCTGACGTTCAGATATCCGTGGACGCGCCTTTTTTGGCCGCAATCCCCGGATCGTCCGATAGCTCCAGTTGAATGGTGAAGATCGCGCCGCCACCCGGATTGTCACTCACCGTGATGGTCCCGCCATGGGCTTCGACGATCCGCTGTACGATCGACAGCCCCAATCCCGCACTCCCCGGCCGGCTCCGATCACGGCGCCAAAAGCGCTGGAAAATGAGGGCTCGTTCCGCCTGAACAACTCCCGGGCCCTGATCGATGACGCTGACCGCACCGCCGGCCGTGGCGTGAACCTCAACGACGGTGCGGGGCGGCGTGTGCCGGAGCGCGTTTTCCACAAGATTGCGAACGGCCCCCCGCAACATCTCCGCATTGCCATGCACCCAAATGTGAGCTTCCGCCCCGGTGAGTTCGATGGTCCGCTGACTTTCGAGAGCGAGCGGCGCCAGCATCTCGACGACGTCAGAACAGAGCGCGCTCAGATCGGCTCGTTCATTGGGACCAATGAAGGTCGAGTCGAGTTCGGCCGCATCCAGCAACTGGCTGACCACGCGGCCCATGCTCCTGATGTCGGCTTTCAAATCCCGGCTGACCTTGCTGTCCTCGAGTTGATCGAGACGCGCCCGCAGGATGGCGAGCGGCGTACGAAGCTCGTGCGCCGCGTCCGCGGTAAACTCACGCTGGACGTGATAGCCTTGCTCCAATCGATCCAGGGCCTGGTTGACCGCGTCCACGAGTGGGCGAATCTCGCTCGGAATCGTCGCGCTGGGAATCCGCACATCGGTCCGGGTCGGACCGATGTCGCGCGCCGCCCTGGAGGCATCAAGCAGCGGCCTGACCGCCCGGCGGAAGATCACGATGTCCGCAGCCAGCAAAAGCATCAAGATCGGCAGCGTGATCCATCCAACGCGCCGAAAGAAATTGGCCACGATATCGTCGGTCAGCACGTCGCGATGCGACAGATCTTCGCCGACCTGGATCATGACCGGGCGGCCGCCGATCGTGTGTTCGACGCTGACGCCGGCAATCGTACTGTCGCCTCGCCTGACCTCACGATAGACCCGGTCCTTCTCGCCGCCGGAAACCGCAAACAACGGCGTTTCATCGTCGGCGGAAGAGACGAGCACGCGGCCCGACCGGTCGACGACGTCGAAGATATAGCGGCCGTAGGCTTCCGAAAATTGCGCCTTCAGGCCCGGCGGCGGGGTGTACGACCAGCTCCCGTCGGAGGCCAGCGAAAGATAGCGCGAAACCGTCGCGGCCTGGTCGATCATCGCGCGCTGATGCAGCGCGTTGGTCTCCTCGGTGAGCAGCCAGAACAGAACGAGCGGCATGAAGATGGCCGTGAGAGCGATCGCAACGATATGCAGGAAGACGATCCTCGACGTCGTCGATTTGAAGCTAGGCATCGCCTTTTTCCTCAGCGATGAGATAGCCGACGCCGCGTATGGTATGAATTTGCAGCCGGGCCTTGCTTGCCAATAGCTGCTTGCGAAGCCGCGACACGTAGACCTCGACGGCATTCGAGGCCACGTCGCTCGTCATGCCGAAGATCTGATCCTCGACGTTCTTCTTGGGCACCACGCGTCCCTGGCGTCTCAGCAGAAGCTCGAGCACCGCAAGCTCCCGCGCTGAAAAAGAGTATGGCTTTCCGTCGACGAAGACCTGATGGCTGTTGGTGTCGAACGTAAGGTTGGCAAGATTGAGCGAACTGCCAAGCAACTGTCCTGGCCGGCGCAAAAGCGCGTTGATGCGCTCGATCAGCTCTTCCAGCGCAAACGGCTTCACCAGATAATCGTCCGCACCGTTACGCAGCCCTGCAACCCGGTCGTCAACGCTTCCGCGCGCCGTCAGGATGAGAACCGGCGTCGGATCGAAGGCTCGCCGCAGCTCCTTCAGAACAGTCATTCCGTCGTCGTCCGGAAGACCGAGGTCCAGGACCAGCGCTGCATAGCGAATATTGGCGATCGCGATGCGCGCATCCGCCGCGGTGCCGACGAGGTCAGCCGAAATTCCCTTGGCCGCGAGACTCTCCGTCAGCAGCCGCGCAAGCTCCAGATTGTCTTCGATCAGCAGAATTCGCATGTAGCTACAGATAACCCGTTTGCGCCGCATTCACATCAGATTTGGCCGCCCGGCGAAAGCATTGATTCCGTAAGGCTGGTGTAAGGCAAGCGCGCTAGAAGACGCGGATCGCGCACCTCGGAGCGAGGCCGCGCTGGCAGGCATCGCCTCGCTTCCCGCCACGGCAGATGACCCAATGAGTTCGAGCATGAATCGAGACGCATTGACCACCACGGTCCCGCGACCGGGTGGTTCGGAAATCATCGTCGTCAAGTTGCCGCAGGGCGGCGCGCCGTCGCGCTGGCTGGCGCAACGAATCATATCGGCGGTGAGATCAAAGGTGTCGCTGGCGCGCATGGAGCTGGATGTTGTGGTGCTGGATGGCGAACCGGAGAACCAGCCGGCGATGTTCGGTTCATCTTCCGCGGCGGAGAATTTCGTTCGGGGAATTGCACCCCAACTGAACTCCTGGCGCTGGCAGCCGATCAGCCTGGACAAGTGAGTGCGCGGCGGCAAAACAAGGCCAAATCAAATGACTGACACCCGTTTTTCCGAGCATCGGTTGCCGGTGCGTGTGCAGATCGTCATCGTGCTGCTCGCATTGGTCTTGCTGTGCGGCGGGCTGCTGCTTTCATCGGCCTTGGCGACAAAGCGTGGCTATACCGGCGGCGCGACCGATTTTTCGAGCCGGTCTCGTTCCGAAAACAACATTTTTCGTCCGACCGAGGCGCAGTGGGGCAGTCTTTCCCTCGTGCCGGTTTCGACCCAACCCTTCACGCCGGCGCTGATTACCGAGGGAAAGATTGCGATCGACGAAAGCCGGGCCACACCGGTGTTTTCGCCCTATACCGGCCGCGTGCTGCACCTGCTGGCCAAGCCTGCCGATACCGTCGAGAAGGGACAGCCGCTGTTCGTGATCGAGGCCACCGACATGGTGCAGTCGCAAAACGACTTTGTGACGGCGCTGGCGACGCTGAACAAGGCCCGCTCCCAACTCACACTGACGCAAACCAACGAGAAGCGGCAGCGAACTCTTTCCGACGGGAAAGCTGTTCCGTTGAAGGATTTTCAGCAGGCCCGGGCAGATCTGGCCGCGGCCGAAAGCGATTTCCGGTCGGCGGATTCGGCGCTCGATGCGGCGCGCAACCGGCTCCACATCCTAGGCCGCACGGACGCCGAGATCGCCGTCCTCGAGGAAAAGCGGACCATCAGCCCGGATACCGTGATCCCGGCGCCGATCTCGGGCATCGTCCTGCAGCGCAAGATCGGACCAGGCCAATATCTGACGAGCGGATCCGGCGATCCGGCATTCATCGTCGGCGATCTGTCGACCGTCTGGCTGGTGGCAAACGTCAGGGAAGCGGACGCGACGAAGGTACAGCTCGGCCAGACGATCGAG harbors:
- a CDS encoding enoyl-CoA hydratase, producing MTTFEYIIVESKGAVGVITLNRPKMLNALSFGVFGEIAAAVDDLEADDKIGCILLTGSEKAFAAGADIKEMQPKTFIDMFSSDFASIGGDRVARCRKPTIAAVSGYALGGGCELAMMCDIIIASDTAKFGQPEITLGTIPGIGGTQRLTRAIGKSKAMDLCLTGRMMDAAEAERSGLVSRVVPADKLMEEALAAAEKIAAMSRPAAAMAKEAINRAFETPLSEGMSVERNLFHSTFALEDRAEGMAAFIEKRKPVNKNR
- a CDS encoding sensor histidine kinase, which gives rise to MPSFKSTTSRIVFLHIVAIALTAIFMPLVLFWLLTEETNALHQRAMIDQAATVSRYLSLASDGSWSYTPPPGLKAQFSEAYGRYIFDVVDRSGRVLVSSADDETPLFAVSGGEKDRVYREVRRGDSTIAGVSVEHTIGGRPVMIQVGEDLSHRDVLTDDIVANFFRRVGWITLPILMLLLAADIVIFRRAVRPLLDASRAARDIGPTRTDVRIPSATIPSEIRPLVDAVNQALDRLEQGYHVQREFTADAAHELRTPLAILRARLDQLEDSKVSRDLKADIRSMGRVVSQLLDAAELDSTFIGPNERADLSALCSDVVEMLAPLALESQRTIELTGAEAHIWVHGNAEMLRGAVRNLVENALRHTPPRTVVEVHATAGGAVSVIDQGPGVVQAERALIFQRFWRRDRSRPGSAGLGLSIVQRIVEAHGGTITVSDNPGGGAIFTIQLELSDDPGIAAKKGASTDI
- a CDS encoding efflux RND transporter periplasmic adaptor subunit, encoding MTDTRFSEHRLPVRVQIVIVLLALVLLCGGLLLSSALATKRGYTGGATDFSSRSRSENNIFRPTEAQWGSLSLVPVSTQPFTPALITEGKIAIDESRATPVFSPYTGRVLHLLAKPADTVEKGQPLFVIEATDMVQSQNDFVTALATLNKARSQLTLTQTNEKRQRTLSDGKAVPLKDFQQARADLAAAESDFRSADSALDAARNRLHILGRTDAEIAVLEEKRTISPDTVIPAPISGIVLQRKIGPGQYLTSGSGDPAFIVGDLSTVWLVANVREADATKVQLGQTIEVRPLASPGRSFAGRIDYMSSAVDASTRRILVRGTVDNREGILKPEMFATATLAVGNVEISPAVPRTAIVYEAGLTHLWVASGPDALQLRPVRIGQTVGNMVQILGGVDVNDRVVVRGGLLIDRAAAGGGS
- a CDS encoding acetyl-CoA hydrolase/transferase C-terminal domain-containing protein encodes the protein MPKLFSDPEAIAEDIIRDVGTNLVVGLPLGLGKANHVINALYARAAADRSINLTFFSALTLEKPKPASLLEKRFIGPVIDRLFGGYPDLTYAGALHAGALPPNIQVIEFFFLAGRWLRVPYAQQHYISANYTHASSYLLSRGLNVVTQLVAKRVVDGAARYSLSCNTDTTLDILRARAEGRASFRLIGQVNSELPFMPGLGDLPGNEFSAVLDSPATDFPLFAPPAEPISDTKYAIGLHAAGLVPDGGTLQIGIGQVGDALAQGLIVRHRDNSQFHAIMKRLAPGTEQLAGLQTGPFEKGLYGVSEMLFEAFLGLIEAGILKREVDGVMLHGAFFLGPKSFYRALREMPPDQIARIQMMPVSFTNELYGDEVAKRRARVDARFVNNVMMATLMGAAVSDGLEDGQVVSGVGGQYNFVAQAFALQGARSILALEATRQAGEGTQSNIRWNYGHETIPRHLRDVFVTEYGVADTRGKSDAETIAAMLQVTDSRFQNELAKIAKDAGKLPKGFEIPADHRENFSDRIAAALKPAREAGLLPSFPFGSDFTEVEQRLIPALQVLQEAQRTPLKLPALLWQGMSRPPDAADRECLARLGLDRPTTLAERAYRALVTAALARSRAS
- a CDS encoding TolC family outer membrane protein gives rise to the protein MVRRAARVGHVGRRVLRAGICLGVVACVAFAAPAARSEGLPEALAKAYQSNPQLNAERARQRATDENVPQALSGYRPQIIASLSAGLQAVRNLLPDNTFQSATLKPWTIGVTVTQTLFNGFKTANSVRVAELQVRSGREALRNVGQGVLLDAVTAYTNVLANQSLVEAQRSNVAFLRETLGITQKRLNAGDVTPTDTAQAEARLSRGLADLNAAEVSLAISQATYTQVIGNPPAQLRPAETVDRFNPRSRDDATSLAFREHPAVMAAGFDVDVASTSIHVAESSLMPTITLQGNASRSKQSDPSLTTFGTDQASITGLLTQPIYDGGLAASQTRQAKEVAAQSRQVLDQVRNQARTAAVGAWVANEGAKVAVSASESEVRAATVALAGVQKEAAGGQRTTVDVLNSQQDLILAKARLIGAQRDRVIASYTLLSAIGRLDVKTLSLNTPDYLPEVHYHQVRDAWHGLRTPSGQ
- a CDS encoding response regulator, which encodes MRILLIEDNLELARLLTESLAAKGISADLVGTAADARIAIANIRYAALVLDLGLPDDDGMTVLKELRRAFDPTPVLILTARGSVDDRVAGLRNGADDYLVKPFALEELIERINALLRRPGQLLGSSLNLANLTFDTNSHQVFVDGKPYSFSARELAVLELLLRRQGRVVPKKNVEDQIFGMTSDVASNAVEVYVSRLRKQLLASKARLQIHTIRGVGYLIAEEKGDA
- a CDS encoding glutathione S-transferase family protein, with amino-acid sequence MLRLYYTADTCSLASHIALNDAGAEYTTVRISFAAEEQRKPEYLAINPKGRVPALVTDRGVLTETPAILAFIAQSYPKARMAPLDDPFRLAQVQAFNLYLCATLHVAHSHRMRGSRWADEAASIADMQRKVPESVGACYRLIEDSLPAGPWVMGEAYTICDPYLFTMAQWMEADGVDPARFPKVSDHRRRMSERPQVRATIEEELT
- a CDS encoding LysR substrate-binding domain-containing protein, with protein sequence MDLSDLLIFSTVVHEGSVTRAAERLHRVQSNVTTRIRQLEDDLRVTLFIREGKRLHLAPAGQVLLGYAERLLALAEEARGAVHDERPRGTFRLGAMESTAAVRLPGLLSEYHRRHPGVVLELRTGNPVVLGSAILAGELDAALVAEPIADLPFEKSFAFDEEMVIVAPANHPPIGRKGRLPRSVLVFEHGCPHRKRLEDFYASRQEMPERTIELASYHAILGCVVAGMGISLIPKSVLTTFPERKRLSVHTLAKKENCAQTVLIWRKGAGSANVRALAEILLRQ
- a CDS encoding DUF1330 domain-containing protein, which translates into the protein MSKAYWIVRVSVRDEQRYPEYLAAAAPAFQKFGAKFIVRGGAFEAMEGNSRERNVVVEFSDRATAEACYRSPEYQSAKAIRQKYADADFIIIDGAA